TCCCCGACAGTTTTCGAGTGGCGAGGCAACTCATCAGCCGTATTGAAGACGAAGCCACAGGGCAAGTGAAATTGCCTGAACTGTATTGCGAGATCCCTGAGGAACGGGTGAGTCAGGCGCGTCAGTGCGGGGAAATTCTTGGAGAGGACGTTTACCGTGCGTTTCCTTTCCATACGGATGTCAAACCCGTGACGAGTAATAAGACGGAATTAATACTGAACCGCACCTGGCGGCCTGCTTTGACGGTGACCGGCGCTGAAGGGTTGCCAGCGATTGCCAATGCTGGCAATGTCATGCGTCCAAAAACGGCATTTAAATTATCCATGCGCCTGCCGCCGCTGGTTTGCCCGCAAAAGGCTTCCATGGCCCTGCAAAAGGCATTGACCGAAGAGCCGCCTTACCAGGCCAGAGTCGCCTTTCATATTGATGACGGTGCACCGGGTTGGCATGCGCCATTAATGCCCGAATGGCTTGCTAAAGCCGCTGATGAGGCCTCCATGGCATTCTACAATAAGCCTGCGGCTTATATCGGTGAAGGGGGCACCATCCCCTTTATGGGCATGCTGGGTGAGAAATTTCCACAAGCTCAGTTTATGATTACCGGTGTATTGGGACCTCATTCCAATGCCCATGGTCCCAATGAATTTCTGCATTTGGATATGGTAAAAAAACTAACTTCCTGCGTCTCGTATGTTCTTTATCGCCATTATTTACAATTTTCAAATAATCGCTAGACAAAACAAGAACTTACTGTCATAATTCGCAACCTCTTGTTACGGAAAACAACAAGAGGTTGATGACGGCAAATGCCGTTAAGTCCAATCACAATAAGGAAAAATTATGAAAGCAAATCTGATTGCTATGGTTCTGTCATTTATATCAATGTCATTCCCTTTGTACGCATCACCCACACCCCTCGGCACAACCGCGACCGCTCAGGAAGCAGAAACGGCCGCTCCTAAAATCAACCTGAATACCGCTGAATTAAAAACGCTGATTCATTCCTTTAAAGGAATTGGTGAAAAGCGGGCAGAGGCCATTGTTAAATACCGTGAAAGCCACGAGGGTTTTAAATCGGTCGAAGAATTGGCGGAAGTTCCAGGTTTGGGGCAACAGTTCATCAACAGGAATCTTGCTGAACTTAAGGAAACGTTTAGTGTGGAGTAATCTCCCAGCCCGCGTAAGCGGGCCTCTTTTCCGTTCTCGGATATAAAAGTAAATGGAATAACATGTCGGGTGATAGGCCTTATTTTGTTTATATATTATCCAGCAACGCTTATGAACACTTTATACCGGTGTTACAAGTAATCTAGTGCGGCGGATCGGAGCAACACAAAGAAGGACTAGTTGAAGAAGATTTACTAAAAAATACAAGGTTTATTATTTGGTCTATTATGAAATTCACTCAGCGATTTATGAGGCCATTACAAGAGAAAAACAGCGCAAGAAATGGAACAGGTAATGGAAAATTAATCTAATCCTACAAAAAAATCCTCAGTGGCTTGATTTGATTGGATTGTTTTGATGGATGGATGCCCGCCTGCGCGGGCAGGACACGGTGTGGGTTATATGTGGGGTATAACAGATTCATTTAAGTTTTGCTCACAGCAGATTTTATCCGGTAGGGGCGAGTCTCTTTTTTTGTCCTCTCCGCGCAGGCGGGCACCCATGATAGCTGCTGCGATCCCCAATCATTCAACATGCAAGGGAATAATGCGAAGTAAACGACCGGGAAAATCAGTTCCTGGAGGCGAGTAGTGGGGCTTCGCCTATTGGCTCACTATGGAGGGTAGAGAATTTTTTATCATGGATAAAGAATCTTAATAAAGACCTGTCGATTTTTACCCAAATATAGGTTAAAGTACAGTCCAAAAAAAGAACGAGGTAGTGGGGCTCATGTTCAGGAAATTAAGGGGCGTTTTTTCAAACGATTTATCCATCGATTTGGGAACAGCTAACACATTGATTTATGTAAGGGATAGAGGGATCGTTCTTAATGAACCCTCCGTCGTGGCATTAAGAAACGAATCAGGACAAAAGCGTGTGGCGGCTGTCGGGATAGAGGCCAAGCGTATGCTGGGACGAACCCCGGGCAATATTAATGCCATTCGTCCGATGAAGGACGGGGTTATTGCCGACTTCTTTGTCACAGAACGCATGTTGCAACATTTCATTCATAAAGTGCATGAAAACCGTTTCTTAAGACCCAGCCCGCGAGTGCTGGTCTGCGTACCTTGTGGTTCTACCCAAGTCGAGCGTCGTGCAATTCGCGAATCAGCCATGGGTGCTGGTGCGCGTGAAGTCTTCCTCATCGAAGAGCCGATGGCGGCAGCATTGGGTTCGGGGATGCCGGTCGAAGAAGCCAGCGGTTCGATGGTTGTCGACATTGGCGGCGGCACCACGGAGGTGGCTATTATTTCCCTCAGCGGTATTGTGTATCATCAGTCTGTCCGTATTGGCGGCGACAAATTTGATGATGCCATTGTGTCTTACGTTCGCCGTAATTATGGCACCTTGATTGGTGAAACCACGGCAGAGCGTATCAAGCATGAAATTGGTTCTGCTTTCCCAAGTCGTGATTTGTTTGAGATTGAAGTCAGGGGCCGTAATCTGGCCGAAGGCGTGCCGCGAAGTTTCACATTGACCAGTGCGGAAATCCTTGAAGCATTGCAAGAACCTCTGTCCGGTATCGTGGGTGCGGTTCGAGCCGCCCTAGAGTTGGCACCGCCTGAATTGGCTGCTGACATTGCTGAGCGCGGTATGGTTCTCACTGGCGGGGGCGCTCTGTTGAAAAACATGGATACCTTGCTGATGGAAGAAACTGGCCTGCCCGTACTAGTCGCAGAAGATCCTTTAACCTGCGTAGCGCGTGGTGGTGGTAAGGCGTTGGAAACAATGGATTTGCGTGGCGGTGATTTCCTCTCAACCGAATAATTCGAATAATAAGCTTTTTGGCAAGGGCAAACACCGAGCGTTCAGCTTTGTGTTTGCCTTGATGTTTTCTATTTGCTTGATGTTTTCTGACTACCATTACCAGTACCTGGGTCATGTGCGTAGTGGGTTTTCCTTCATGGTTTCGCCTTTGCAATACGCTGTTGATTATCCGGTGCGTATCATGGGTTGGGCTCAGGCTTTAGTGAGCGCCAAAACCTCCTTAATCAGTGAAAACATGGAGTTACGCTATCAGCAGACGCTGCTGGAGGCTGAGCTTCAAAAGCTCATGGCCATCAAGGAAGAAAACTCGCAGCTTAGAGAACTGTTGCTGACCTCTTCCAAAGCCAAAATGAAAGCCATGGCGGCCCAGATTCTGGCTGTCGATACCAGTACCGCGCGGCAATTGGTAATCCTTAACAAAGGCAAACGGGATGGCGTTTATACCGGCCAACCCGTTCTGGATGCCAAAGGGGTGATGGGACAAATTATCGATGTCGGGTATATGACCAGCACGGTATTGCTGATTTCAGATGCCAAGTGCGCTGTGCCGGTTCGAAATACCCGCACCGGCGAACGAGCTATTTTAGTGGGTACCAATAATTTGGGGCAATTGTCTTTGATCAATCTGCCGCGGACCTCATCCACCAATAAAGGGGATTTGTTGGTAACCTCCGGGTTGGGACGGCTATACCCTGAAGGTTATCCGGTTGGACGGGTTGAAAATGTAACCAGTGTGCCGGGCGATGATTTTATCAAAGTCGAGGTAAGCCCTGTTGCTCTGCTTAATCGTAACCGTCTGGTGTTATTAATTTGGCCTGATAAAGAGCAGGAAATCTTAACGGCGCAAATTAACGAACGCATGAATGCATTGGGAGCCGCCACATGAATTCCTTGAAATGGCGCTTGCCCATTGCTTTTCTAATCGCGCTGATTTTAACGATCATGCCACTGCCTGCCTTTTTGGTTACCATCCGACCACCCTGGATACTCTTGCTGGTGCTTTATCTGCAGTTTTACATGCCGGATTATTTTCGCGTCAGCATACTGGTTATGCTGGGCCTGGTTCTGGATGCCTTGCTGGCTACCGTGATCGGCGAACATGCTTTCGCCCTGTGTTTAACCACCTGGCTTGCAAGCAGTAAAGCCAGACGCTTTTATTTCTTTCCTATCGGACAGCAGATGGCGTTGATTGGGTTTTTCTGCGCCTGGTATCAGCTTACTGTGTTTTTTATTGATGCTTTTCTTGGTTACACCATGAATTGGATGACAGTCATTGGCGGCACGCTGTTAAGCATCCTGGTCTGGCCCTGGATAAGGCTTGCAGCAGAGGAAACCTTATTGGTCAGGGCGCGCTTTAAAACCTGACCTCATCAGCCTCCGCTGGCTTGAAAATTGACAGCTGAATTGGCGTAATGCTGAATGATGTCGAGGTAGGGTTCCATCATTTGACCTAAACGCGAGCTCGTCAATGCACTGTAATCGATGGCGTCCAATGAATGAAGCTTTTCACCCCGAAATGGTTTATCTTCGACAAGCGCCACCAGTTTTTTTGCGGCTCTAATCTTCACTTTTGCCGAATGACCGCCTTTTACCCCAAGGAAGTTGGATTTATAATGTTTGGATTTTTTTTCGGATTTTGCTTCTACCTGGCGTAAGCCGATGTACTGGCGCAACGTTCGAAGGAGTTCCTGTTCCCTCGCATTGAGCTTGCTTGTGGGTGCTTTGTCTGTTTTCTTTTCAATCGTTTTTCGCTCCTGTATAGGCTCTGGTTCTTTTTCCTTCTCTTTCTCTTTCCCTTTACCCTTCTTCACGTCATTGCTTTCCTCAGCCAGCGCAAAATCAGGCTTATCGCTACGTTGCATTAATTGCACAATGATCTGGTTTTGTTGATGGGTGCCCAATCGCACCTGGGCCTGATAATAAAGTTCCTGTAACTCGAAGTCCTGGGCGGTATGGGAATAGCGGGGAGCAGGAATTGCATCGACGATGTCATTAAACACCCGATGAAGTCTTGCTATGGCATCCGGCTGTTCGGCAAGTTGGTTAATGGCTTCTGTAATGTAATCCAGTTTATCGAGCGGGGATGCGGTATTGGCAAGGGCGTCATGTAGCGTTCTCAGGGAGGGTTTGCCTGACTCAAAAAGTGGGAGCAATGGATTAAAATCGTATTGCATGGAAAACTGTCTTAATTCCTGGTTTTGATCAAAATAAGCTTGGGAATTAAGAAAATAATGATTGGAATAGGGGGGATCGGGTTTTTCCGGGTACAAGGGATGCCGTCTGTGCATGGGGTAGCCAAAAACATTCTCGCCGTTATAAATGGCTGTGGTATTTAAAATTCCTCGTTTCAACACGTCGGCATGATGGCCATACACATCATAGATGTTGGGTTCGAAGAGTGTTGCTGGGGGAAAGCCATTCTGGATAAGTAAACGATTTTGCAACAAGTTAACAAAAGTGCGGCCATTGGCATCCCCAAATGGATGGATGCGCTCCAGTGCTTCCGTTGTTTCACCAATGAGTTGCAAAATAGCATCTGGATCACTTAATGTGCTGATGGTTTCATTGTAACGAGCGATGGTTTGTTGCACCAGTGACTGGGGATTGGCGGGGGCCTGGTAATGAATTGCTTTGCCTTGGCTGATTAAAAAAGACGCGAATGCCAGATTGTCTCCCTCCCCGACGTATTTTCTGCGCTCTTCTTTAATGCTTGCCGGGGTAATAAAGCAGGGTGAAGACTCCTGAAATTTAGGCCATAACATGACTCCTTCACCGTCCTCCTCATCAGGCCCACTCAACGCATGGTTTTCTATTTTATCCAATAAATCCGCTAATCCCGAGACTGTCATGCGTCCTTGCGATGGAAAAAAATTAAAAAAAGGGGAATCTACCCTATAAGCTCCCCGAGCAATGTTCTCATTATTTCCCAAAAAAACATTGTTGGTCACCGTCGCATGCAGCGCGAGTATCAGCTCCTCAGAAATGATGGGATTTTCCAGATTCTCAAGAGACAGATTTAAACCTGTAAAAAAGGCATTGAGTGAGTTGTCTTCTCTTTGGCAGTACTCCACCCACCCATGATCAGGCTCAGCCTTGGTTGCGGAATTTCCTGTTATGCTGGAGTAAAGCTGGCCATCGACGGCCAATTGCCAAAGGCGGTTTCTAGGGTAATTTCGTTTAAATTCCGCCAGCGCTTCCTCCGCTGAGGTCGGCCTGACGTTAAACTGTTCATGTGGAAGGAGGCGTTTGTTGCGGGTTTGGTTATAAACAGCCAATTCTTCCATTTGCTGATACCAGGAGTCGAGGTCTTCAAGGTTGTTTAAGGCATGCTTTTCAAAGCGAATCTGTTTTAAGTCAGAGAGAGGAATTTCGTTTTTTTCAAGCGCGTGTTTAACCTGTTCCGTGGGTGTGGACTCCGATTTGATATCCAATGGGATTTTTCTGTTGGAAGACTCAAAGTACAAGACTACTTTCATGACGACAATCCATATAGACAATGTGTGTCAATTATAGTCTACTGGGATTGTATTTATTCAATTGCTGGTCGGTGAAAGTTCTGGAGTTACTCCATTTCAATCACCTGGTACTCCCCAGGTTTAAGATCGCCAAGCGACCACTGGGCAATGCGATGGCGAACCAGTCTTAACGTAGGAAAATCAATGGCGGCTGTCATTTTCCGCACCTGATGATTTTTCCCTTCGCTCAAGATAACCTCCAACCAGGTTGTGGGAATGTTTTTTCGAAAACGAATGGGCGGATTTCTTGGCCATAATTTCGGTTCTTCAATGAGGCGGACTTTGGCCGGCCGGTAGTGTACGCCGCCGATCAGAATGCCTTCCCTTAAAGGCATCAAATCCCTCTCCTCGGGTTGGCCTTCCACCTGAACCCAGTAATATTTCTGTTTATGAAAGCGGGGATGTGTTAATTGATGTTGTATCCTTCCCTCATTGGTTAAAATCAGCAAGCCCTCGCTGTTTTTGTCCAAACGGCCAGCCGCGTAAAAGCCTGGGCGCTTGATGAAGTCCGCCAGGGTCTGCTCGTGCTCGGTACCACTGAATTGGCAAACCACGCCATAGGGTTTATTAAAAAGTAATAACGTACTCAAATGAATCAAACTGTGAATGGAAAGAATAAATCCTATTATGCCGTGAATGGGAGTTGGGACAAAGCATTTTGGCATGCTATGATAATTGCCTCTTATTAGACGGAGTTGCCAATGACATTTGAAAAAATTCGTATCCCAACAGAAGGGCAAGCGATAACCGTTGCCGCTAATGGTTCTCTGCAGGTTCCTGACCAACCGATTATCCCTTTTATTGAAGGGGATGGCATCGGCGTGGATGTAACTCCCCCTATGATTCGTGTGGTTGATGAAGCGGTGAAGAAAGCTTACGGCGGCAAGCGTAAGATTGCCTGGATGGAAGTCTATGCCGGTGAAAAAGCCACCAAAGTGTACGGCAACGATCAATGGCTGCCTAAAGAAACCTTGGACGCCCTGAAAAAATACGTGGTTTCAATCAAGGGCCCACTGACCACACCCGTTGGCGGCGGTATCCGCTCATTGAATGTGGCCATTCGTCAGGATTTGGACCTCTACACCTGCCTTCGTCCTATCCGTTATTTTACGGGTGTACCCAGTCCGGTGAAAGAGCCCTGGAAAACCGACATGGTTATTTTCCGGGAAAATTCCGAAGACATTTATGCCGGTATTGAGTGGCAGGCGGATTCCCCGGAGGCAAAAAAAGTCATTGAATTTTTGCGAAACGAGATGAGTGTAAAAAAGATCCGTTTTCCGGACCATTGCGGCATTGGTATCAAGCCGGTGTCAGAGCAGGGCACTCGCCGTCTGGTTAAAGCGGCTATTCAATATGCCATTGATAATGATCGCGATTCCGTTACCCTGGTTCACAAAGGCAACATCATGAAATTCACCGAAGGTGCCTTTAAGGATTGGGGATACCAGGTTGCGCGCGACAGTTTTGGCGCCAAAGAATACCAGGGCGGCCCGTGGATGGAATTTAAAAACCCCAAAACCGGTAAACAGATTGTCATTAAAGACGTGATTGCGGATGCTTTCCTGCAACAGATTTTGCTGAGACCTGAAGATTACAGTGTCATTGCCACCTTAAATTTAAACGGTGACTACATTTCCGATGCTCTGGCGGCACAGGTAGGGGGCATTGGTATTGCGCCCGGCGCCAACATGAGTGATGAAGTGGCTGTGTTTGAGGCAACCCACGGTACGGCGCCAAAATACGCCGGTCAGGATAAGGTGAATCCCGGTTCCCTGATTCTGTCGGCCGAAATGATGCTGCGCCACATGGGCTGGACTGAAGCGGCGGATCTGATCATTAAAGGGGTCGACGGCGCCATCGAAGCCAAGACGGTGACCTATGACTTTGAACGCCTGATGGACGGGGCAACCTGTGTCAGCAGTTCAGGCTTTGCAGAGGCGATGATTAAACACATGTAAAATAAATCGGCCCGGAAGACTTAAGAAAGCATTTTCCGGGCCGATGATTAATTCAGGGCTTAACGAGGCAGTTGATTGTACAGTCAGTGATAATCTCCCTGTTTTTCATCCATGGATGGTCCGAATACCCACAGGAAAGCTATAATTGAAGGAGAGATCAAAAGCATCCCTCGTCATGATGAGTGTTATATGGACAGGATGTAATTGAATATCACAGGGTTTAATTTTTTCATTGATTAATTCCATTTTTTACTGGCCAAATGAGCGTTGTAAGTCTATAAAATTAGTAAAGGGTGTAAGAAAATGAGCGGGCAATTTTTAGAGGAAATTGTCGAGCGCAGGACAGCGGAAGCAGAAGTACTGCCTGCACTCAAACAACCTAAAAAATTCAGAGTAATCATGCTCAATGATGACTACACCCCCATGGAATTTGTAGTGAGTGTGTTAAAGCGTTTTTTTCAGTTAAGCGAGCAATTGGCTACACAGGTGATGTTGCAGGTTCATTTTGTTGGTAAGGGTGTGTGTGGGGTGTTTACGAGGGATATCGCAGAAACAAAGGTCGCTCAGGTTAACGATTTTGCCAGAGCGAATGAACATCCCTTATTATGTACCATGGAGCCCGAATAATTGGTGGTGGGGTTGAGAGGAGCAAAGAAATGTTAAACAAAGAACTTGAATTCACCTTAAACCTTGCTTTTAAGGAAGCCAAAGAGAAACGTCATGAATTCATGACCGTTGAACATCTACTCCTTTCCTTGCTCGATAATCCTGCAGCAGGCAATGTGTTGCAGGCCTGTGATGCGAACATCGATGCCCTTCGCCGTGATCTGATTGAATTCATTGATGAAACCACGCCGCGAATCCCGGATGATGAACTCGATAGAGAAACACAACCCACCCTGGGTTTTCAACGCGTCCTGCAGCGCGCAGTCTTCCATGTCCAATCCGCCGGAAAAACCGAAGTGACCGGTGCTAACGTACTCGCTGCCATATTCAGTGAACAGGAAAGTCAGGCGGTGTATTTTCTGCGCCGTGAAAACATTACCCGTCTGGATGTCATTAATTACATCTCCCATGGGGTCTCCAAGTACCATAATAATGACCTTAACGAAGGCATGAACTCCTCCATGGACGAAGAAATGATGTCTGGTGAAGGCACGGAGTCGCCACTCGAAAGTTATTGCACCAATTTAAACAAACGCGCCAGAATGGGCAAAATTGACCCATTGATTGGCCGCCACGAAGAAATCCAACGCACCATCCAGGTGCTTTGCCGCCGCCGCAAAAACAACCCCCTGCTGGTGGGTGAAGCCGGTGTGGGCAAAACGGCCATTGCTGAAGGCCTGGCCCGCCGCATTGTTGATGGCGAGGTGCCTGAGGCCATTCAAAATTGCATCGTTTACTCCCTGGATTTGGGGGCATTGCTGGCGGGTACCAAATACCGCGGCGATTTTGAAAAACGGTTAAAAGCCGTCCTGAAGCAATTAGGTCATCAAGAAGGCGCTGTTCTATTCATCGATGAAATTCATACCATCATTGGTGCTGGTGCTGCCTCAGGCGGCGTAATGGATGCCTCAAACCTCATTAAACCCCTGCTGGCCAATGGCGAGCTGAAATGCATCGGTTCAACCACGTACCAGGAATACCGCGGTATTTTTGAAAAAGATCGCGCCCTGGCTCGGCGTTTCCAAAAAATTGACATCACAGAACCGTCTGTGGAAGAAACCTTTGAAATTCTTAAGGGCTTAAAAGGACGTCTTGAAGAGCATCATGGGGTTAAATTCTCCATTCCAGCCTTGAAAGCGGCGGCTGAACTGTCGGCAAAATACATCAATGATCGTTTCTTACCGGATAAGGCCATTGATGTGGTGGATGAGGCCGGCGCGTATCAAAACCTGTTGACTGCCAATAAACGTCGTAAAATCATCAGCGTGACAGAGATTGAAAGCGTGGTAGCTAAAATAGCCCGCATACCGGTTAAAAAAGTGTCTGCGCGGGATAAAGACACCCTGCGTAACCTGGAGCGTGACCTTAAATTACTGGTTTATGGTCAAGACATTGCCATCACTGCCTTAGCCTCCGCCATTAAACTGGCCCGCTCCGGTCTGCGTGAACCGCAAAAACCGGTCGGATGCTTCCTGTTTGCCGGCCCCACCGGGGTAGGTAAAACGGAAGTCACACGCCAGTTAGCGAATGTCCTGGGTATTGAATTGCTGCGTTTTGATATGTCGGAGTACATGGAGAAGCACACCGTATCCCGTTTGATCGGGGCCCCTCCAGGGTATGTGGGTTATGATCAGGGCGGTTTGCTGACCGAAGCGGTCACCAAAAACCCCCATTCCGTTCTACTGCTTGATGAAATTGAAAAAGCGCATCCGGACGTCTTTAACCTGCTTCTGCAAATCATGGACCACGGTACCTTAACCGATACCAATGGCCGTCAGGCGGATTTCCGTCATGTGATTTTGGTCATGACCAGCAATGCCGGCGCCAGTGAAATCAGTCGAAATTCGATTGGCTTCTCCCTCCAGGACAACAGCAATGACGGCTTGGAAGTGATTAAGCGTCAATTCAGTCCAGAATTCAGAAACAGACTGGATGCCATCATTAATTTCGCACCGCTGGACAACGTGACCATTGGCCTGGTTGTTGATAAGTTCATCATGGAACTTGATGAGCAATTGAGTAATAAAGGGGTCACGTTTAAAGTCGATAAAGCCGCGCGGGAATGGCTGATTGAACATGGCTATGATAAAGCCATGGGCGCACGACCGATGGCTCGCCTCATTCAGGAAAACATCAAAAAACCCCTGGCCGATGAGTTGCTGTTTGGAAAATTATCCAATGGTGGCCACGTCACCTTGAAAGTGAAGGACGGTAAACTGCATTTTGACAGCCATGATTACCGTGAGGGTGTGTGCTAAAGTCATTCCTATTAGAAGCCCGTTATCAAAATATCCACAGTCATGTGGATATTTTTTTATGTTAAACGGTTTACCGAAACCAACAGTTGAATCGGAGTAATTGGATTTTATGTTAAGTGTCATTATTATTGCTAAAAATGAGGCAGCCAATATCCAGCGATGCCTGGAGTCGGTTAAGTGGGCTGATGAAATCATTGTTCTGGATTCAGGCAGTACGGATCAGACGGTGGAAATTGCCAAAAAATACACCGATAACATTTATTTGACCGATTGGCAGGGTTATGGTGTTCAAAAGCAACGTGCGTTGTCGGTGGCGACGGGTGATTGGGTCCTTAACCTCGATGCAGACGAGTCGGTCAGTGAGGGCTTAAAATTTGCCATTCAACAAGCCATGGATTTAAACGAAGCAGACGCCTACCGTATCCCCATTTACATGAATTTTTATGGCAAGCCCATGCGCTATTCCTCAAGCCCCAAACGCCACATTCGCTTGTTCAAGCGGGAAGGCGCGCGTTACAGCGATGACATTGTCCATGAAAAAGTGGTGCTGCCGCCTGAGGCGAAGGTCGAAAAATTAAAACAAAGCATACTTCATCACTCCTATCAGGATTTAAGTCATGCCATTGCCAAAATGAACCGCTACTCGTCTTACACCGCAAGAAGCCGCCGCAAAGAAGGCAAGCCGCCGTCCTTTATCAGTATCCTGTTTTCGGCAGGCTGGATGTTTTTCCGCTGCTTGATTTTACAGCGCGGATTTTTAGACGGGAAAGAAGGGTATATTCTCGCAGTCCTTAACGCCGAAGGCTCGTTTTATCGGGGCGTTAAACAACTCTATCCCGATCGCCGCATTAGCGATTTACCGGATACCAAAGAGATTAAAAAAGAAGAGAATGGTTAAAGTCGTTCTCTTTAGCTCAAGCGGGAAGGCAGGAAAGCAGCACTAAAACGCCAGTTTCAATTGTTCCCAATAGCTGTTGTAGAGCGCCAGCGTTTCTTCCCCGACATCCCGCTGAAAATGGGCTCTCTTCATGGTTTCCGCATCCGGGTAAACCAGGCGGTTATCACGAATAGAGGCAGGTAATTTAAGCCAGGCTTCGCGGTTGGTAATGGCATGGCCTTCCTTCAGGGCAATTTGCTCACTCACCTCGGGTTTGAGCAGATAATCAATAAAGGCATATGCCTCCTCGGGATGCGGCGGATT
This region of Legionella taurinensis genomic DNA includes:
- the clpA gene encoding ATP-dependent Clp protease ATP-binding subunit ClpA, producing MLNKELEFTLNLAFKEAKEKRHEFMTVEHLLLSLLDNPAAGNVLQACDANIDALRRDLIEFIDETTPRIPDDELDRETQPTLGFQRVLQRAVFHVQSAGKTEVTGANVLAAIFSEQESQAVYFLRRENITRLDVINYISHGVSKYHNNDLNEGMNSSMDEEMMSGEGTESPLESYCTNLNKRARMGKIDPLIGRHEEIQRTIQVLCRRRKNNPLLVGEAGVGKTAIAEGLARRIVDGEVPEAIQNCIVYSLDLGALLAGTKYRGDFEKRLKAVLKQLGHQEGAVLFIDEIHTIIGAGAASGGVMDASNLIKPLLANGELKCIGSTTYQEYRGIFEKDRALARRFQKIDITEPSVEETFEILKGLKGRLEEHHGVKFSIPALKAAAELSAKYINDRFLPDKAIDVVDEAGAYQNLLTANKRRKIISVTEIESVVAKIARIPVKKVSARDKDTLRNLERDLKLLVYGQDIAITALASAIKLARSGLREPQKPVGCFLFAGPTGVGKTEVTRQLANVLGIELLRFDMSEYMEKHTVSRLIGAPPGYVGYDQGGLLTEAVTKNPHSVLLLDEIEKAHPDVFNLLLQIMDHGTLTDTNGRQADFRHVILVMTSNAGASEISRNSIGFSLQDNSNDGLEVIKRQFSPEFRNRLDAIINFAPLDNVTIGLVVDKFIMELDEQLSNKGVTFKVDKAAREWLIEHGYDKAMGARPMARLIQENIKKPLADELLFGKLSNGGHVTLKVKDGKLHFDSHDYREGVC
- a CDS encoding glycosyltransferase family 2 protein, producing MLSVIIIAKNEAANIQRCLESVKWADEIIVLDSGSTDQTVEIAKKYTDNIYLTDWQGYGVQKQRALSVATGDWVLNLDADESVSEGLKFAIQQAMDLNEADAYRIPIYMNFYGKPMRYSSSPKRHIRLFKREGARYSDDIVHEKVVLPPEAKVEKLKQSILHHSYQDLSHAIAKMNRYSSYTARSRRKEGKPPSFISILFSAGWMFFRCLILQRGFLDGKEGYILAVLNAEGSFYRGVKQLYPDRRISDLPDTKEIKKEENG